A single window of Salvia splendens isolate huo1 chromosome 8, SspV2, whole genome shotgun sequence DNA harbors:
- the LOC121745415 gene encoding metacaspase-4-like → MAKKAVLIGCNYPGTKAELKGCINDVRRMYSCLVDRYGFSQDDITVLIDTDDSYQQPTGRNIRAALSDLVDSASPGDFLFVHYSGHGTRLPAETGEEDDTGYDECIVPTDMNLITDDDFRDLVDKVPGGCQITIVSDSCHSGGLIDEAKEQIGESHRKSGEEEEEKESGGFRDFLRRSVGDAIESRFGRRKEEGGEEEEVEEIEGVKNKSLPLSTLIELLKQKTGKEDIDVGKLRPTLFDVFGEDASPKVKKFMNFIFGKIKGGNGEGGEGGGFLGMVGGLAQQFLQQKLQDNDESYAEPALATHVGSKKEAYAGAAQKGLPDTGILISGCQTDQTSADATPAGDASKAYGALSNAIQTILAESDGSVSNQELVTKARRLLQKQGYTQRPGLYCSDQHVDAPFIC, encoded by the exons ATGGCTAAGAAGGCTGTTCTGATCGGCTGCAACTACCCAGGCACCAAGGCTGAGCTGAAAGGATGCATCAACGACGTGCGGCGGATGTACTCTTGCCTCGTCGACCGTTACGGCTTCTCCCAAGATGACATCACCGTCCTCATCGATACCGACGATTCGTACCAGCAGCCCACGGGCCGCAACATACGCGCCGCGCTCTCCGATCTCGTCGATTCCGCTAGCCCCGGCGACTTCCTCTTCGTCCACTACAGCGGCCACGGCACACGCCTTCCCGCCGAGACTGGCGAGGAAGACGACACCGGCTACGACGAGTGCATTGTCCCCACCGATATGAATCTTATAACCG ATGATGATTTCAGAGATTTGGTTGACAAAGTGCCCGGCGGGTGCCAGATCACGATCGTGTCGGATTCGTGTCACAGCGGAGGGCTGATTGATGAGGCTAAGGAGCAGATCGGAGAGAGCCATAGGAAGAGTggggaagaggaggaggagaaggaatcAGGAGGCTTCAGGGACTTCCTGCGCAGGAGCGTTGGAGATGCAATCGAATCGCGATTTGGCCGACGCAAAGAggaaggaggagaagaagaagaagttgaagAAATTGAAGGCGTGAAGAACAAATCTCTGCCGCTCTCAACACTGATCGAGTTGCTGAAGCAGAAAACCGGCAAGGAAGATATCGATGTTGGCAAGCTGCGGCCCACGCTGTTCGACGTCTTCGGGGAAGATGCCAGCCCCAAGGTGAAGAAGTTCATGAATTTCATATTTGGCAAAATAAAAGGGGGGAATGGGGAAGGAGGGGAAGGTGGGGGATTTTTAGGAATGGTTGGAGGGCTAGCGCAGCAGTTTCTGCAGCAGAAGCTTCAAGACAACGACGAGAGCTATGCTGAACCTGCGTTGGCAACGCACGTTGGAAGCAAGAAGGAGGCCTATGCCGGAGCAGCCCAGAAAGGACTGCCGGATACGGGCATTCTGATCAGCGGCTGCCAGACTGACCAAACATCGGCTGATGCCACACCTGCTGGCGACGCAAGCAAAGCTTATGGCGCTCTCAGTAACGCCATTCAGACGATTCTTGCTGAATCCGATGGCAGCGTGAGCAACCAAGAGCTCGTCACCAAGGCTAGGCGCCTCTTGCAGAAACAGGGCTACACTCAGCGCCCCGGATTATACTGCAGCGATCAACATGTTGATGCTCCTTTTATCTGCTGA